From a single Mangifera indica cultivar Alphonso chromosome 19, CATAS_Mindica_2.1, whole genome shotgun sequence genomic region:
- the LOC123203246 gene encoding uncharacterized protein LOC123203246 isoform X3 — MMMEGEGSSSSKKRGVQNHEDGFINTLFSWSLDDICNENLFSHKVEKIPESFVSVTQYFGSFVYPLLEETRAQLFSPMETISRAPYAKVDVFRPHGSDLHDVKIDYWRNRFSNNGKEPYKTLPGDILILADAKPETISDLERAGRMWSFLSVMTIAGDDDENDNDTTSTYFKVKASKSIQQFDGEKSLFVIFLTNITPDRRIWKSLNMSGNLKIINEVLCRNSVLKESCQECSEPNGGILYEKFVSGLSSTLNDSQLNAVLACLDGVRCDHKSSVQLIWGPPGTGKTKAVSVLIFTLLKTKCRTLTCAPTNVAITEVASRVLKLLKESIKTDDCGSETLLLPLGDILLFGSKERLKVGQEIEEIYLDYRVKRLSECFGMLTGWRHCFSSMMDLLEDCVSQYHIFLENKLIKKRESIDKNEVKESYRNMEMEGDNEEFKSFLEFVRHRFKHTASPLRNCIFIFCTHIPKSFILESNFQNMVDLISLLDSFGTLLFQENVVSDELQELFSHSVVEEFFSSPGHRNYLLQKSRGECHTVLRNLHDSFSKLEFPSGMNKDSLKDFCFKTASVIFCTASSSFKLHYVDMEPLNFLVIDEAAQLKESESAIPLQLFGLNHTILIGDECQLPAMVKSKVSDEASFGRSLFERLSSLGHSKHLLNTQYRMHPSISYFPNSYFYNNQICDSPNVKRKSYEKVFLPRSPIFRPYSFINILEGREEFIGHSSRNMVEVAVVMKILQNLYKDWNDSKQKLSIGIVSPYSAQVQAIKKKLGGKYDDSDDFTVKVKSIDGFQGGEEDIIIISTVRSNKSGSIGFLSKPQRINVALTRARHCLWILGNERTLTHGKSIWKILINDAKDRCCFFNADEDKDLAKAILEAKKELNELDKDSKEALQVHLASGSQWPEKSQKIENKGKGKKKPKRKNKQNEFWQQKDADDEKSILLNAPAVEQNRSTKGNATEAGSEEKLDKDSKEALQVHLASGSQWPENSEKIENKGKGKKKPKRKNKRNEFWQQKDADDEKSILLNAPAVEQNRSTKGNATEAGSEEKLDKDSKVALQVHLASCSQWPENSQKIENKGKGKKKPKRKNKRNEFWQQKDADDEKIILLNAPAVELDVHLNKLFLQQNRSTKGDATEAGSEEKLDKDSKEALQVHLASGSQWPEKSQKIENKGKGKKKPKRKNKRNEFWQQKDTQMMMKFNHDSTLYNKKFNTHSMN; from the exons ATGATGATGGAAGGTGAAGGTAGTAGTAGCAGCAAGAAGAGAGGAGTTCAAAATCATGAAGATGGCTTCATTAATACCCTCTTTTCTTGGTCTCTTGATGACATTTGTAATGAAAATCTTTTCAGTCATAAG GTGGAAAAAATTCCTGAATCATTTGTGTCTGTCACACAGTATTTCGGATCATTTGTTTATCCTTTGTTGGAAGAAACACGAGCACAACTGTTTTCACCCATGGAGACCATTTCAAGAGCACCTTATGCTAAGGTGGATGTTTTTAGGCCCCACGGATCTGACTTACATGATGTTAAGATTGATTACTGGAGGAACAGGTTCAGTAACAATGGTAAAGAGCCTTATAAAACTTTGCCGggggatattttaattttagcagATGCGAAACCTGAAACTATTTCCGACTTGGAGAGGGCTGGTAGAATGTGGTCTTTTCTATCAGTCATGACAATCGCAGgggatgatgatgaaaatgataatgataCCACTTCTACTTACTTTAAAGTGAAGGCTTCAAAAAGCATCCAACAGTTTGATGGGGAGAAATCATTGTTTGTGATTTTCTTGACAAATATTACTCCTGACAGAAGAATATGGAAATCCTTGAATATGTCTGGAAATTTGAAGATTATCAACGAAGTTTTATGCAGGAATTCTGTG TTGAAGGAAAGCTGCCAAGAGTGTTCTGAACCGAATGGAGGCATCTTATATGAGAAATTTGTTAGCGGTTTATCATCAACATTAAATGACTCACAATTGAATGCAGTTCTTGCCTGTCTTGATGGAGTGCGTTGTGATCACAAGTCCTCTGTGCAACTTATATGGGGTCCCCCTGGAACAGGGAAAACTAAAGCTGTTAGTGTGCTTATCTTTACGCTGTTGAAAACAAAATGCAGAACCCTTACTTGTGCCCCGACGAATGTTGCAATAACAGAAGTTGCTTCTCGCGTTCTGAAGCTGCTGAAAGAATCGATTAAAACTGATGACTGTGGAAGTGAGACTCTGTTGCTTCCTCTTGGAGATATTCTCTTGTTTGGGAGTAAGGAAAGACTCAAAGTTGGTcaagaaatagaagaaatatATTTGGATTATCGTGTTAAAAGGCTTTCAGAGTGTTTTGGTATGCTGACTGGCTGGAGGCATTGCTTCTCATCCATGATGGATTTGCTTGAAGATTGTGTTTCTCAGTATCACATTTTCTTGGAgaataaattgataaagaagagagaaagcaTTGACAAAAATGAAGTCAAAGAGAGCTACAGGAATATGGAAATGGAAGGTGACAATGAGGAGTTTAAATCATTTCTTGAATTTGTGAGACATAGATTTAAACATACTGCCAGTCCTCTTAGAAATTGTATATTTATCTTCTGCACTCATATACCCAAAAGTTTCATTTTGGaaagtaattttcaaaatatggtAGATCTTAtcagtttacttgattctttcggAACTttgttgtttcaagaaaatgTAGTTTCTGACGAGCTGCAAGAGCTCTTTTCACATTCAGTAGTTGAAGAGTTTTTTTCATCACCTGGGCATAGAAATTACTTGTTGCAGAAAAGTAGAGGTGAATGCCACACAGTTTTAAGAAATCTTCATGATTCCTTTAGTAAACTTGAGTTTCCAAGTGGTATGAACAAAGATTCATTAAAAGATTTCTGCTTTAAAACAGCTTCTGTAATATTTTGCACTGCTTCTAGTTCATTTAAGCTGCATTATGTGGACATGGAACCACTGAACTTTCTGGTCATTGATGAAGCGGCACAACTAAAAGAAAGTGAGTCGGCAATACCGCTGCAACTGTTCGGCTTAAATCATACTATTCTCATTGGGGATGAGTGCCAATTGCCAGCAATGGTTAAAAGCAAG gtttctGATGAAGCTTCTTTCGGGAGAAGCTTATTTGAGAGGCTGAGCTCATTGGGTCACTCTAAACACCTGCTCAATACACAGTATCGGATGCACCCCTCAATTAGCTACTTcccaaattcatatttttataacaaccAGATTTGCGATTCTCctaatgttaaaagaaaaagctaCGAAAAAGTCTTTTTGCCAAGATCTCCAATATTCCGTCCATATTCTTTCATCAATATTCTCGAAGGGAGAGAAGAGTTCATTGGCCATAGCTCGAGAAATATGGTTGAGGTAGCTGTTGTGATGAAAATATTGCAGAACCTGTACAAAG ATTGGAATGACTCAAAACAGAAGCTGAGCATTGGCATAGTCTCACCTTACAGTGCTCAAGTAcaagcaattaaaaaaaaacttggagGCAAGTATGATGACTCTGATGACTTCACTGTAAAAGTGAAGTCAATTGATGGGTTTCAAGGTGGTGAGGAGgacattattataatttccaCTGTGAGAAGCAACAAAAGTGGATCCATTGGATTCTTGTCCAAGCCACAGAGAATCAATGTTGCGCTTACGAGGGCCAG GCACTGTTTATGGATTTTAGGGAATGAAAGAACCTTAACTCATGGTAAATCTATTTGGAAAATCTTAATCAATGATGCTAAGGACCGCTGTTGTTTCTTTAATGCTGATGAAGATAAGGATTTGGCCAAAGCTATATTAGAGGCCAAAAAAGAGCTTAATGAATTGGATAAGGACAGTAAGGAGGCATTGCAAGTTCATCTAGCCTCTGGTTCCCAGTGGCCAGAAAAATCTCAGAAGATTGAAAACAAGgggaagggaaagaaaaagccTAAGAGAAAGAACAAGCAAAATG AATTCTGGCAACAGAAAGATGCAGATGATGAAAAGAGCATTTTGTTGAATGCCCCAGCAGTTGAG CAGAATAGGAGTACTAAAGGCAATGCAACAGAGGCAGGATCAGAAGAGAAATTGGATAAGGACAGTAAGGAGGCATTGCAAGTTCATCTAGCCTCTGGTTCCCAGTGGCCAGAAAATTCTGAGAAGATTGAAAACAAGgggaagggaaagaaaaagccTAAGAGAAAGAACAAGCGAAATG AATTCTGGCAACAGAAAGATGCAGATGATGAAAAGAGCATTTTGTTGAATGCCCCAGCGGTTGAg CAGAATAGGAGTACTAAAGGCAACGCAACAGAGGCAGGATCAGAAGAGAAATTGGATAAGGACAGTAAGGTGGCATTGCAAGTTCATCTAGCCTCTTGTTCCCAGTGGCCAGAAAATTCTCAGAAGATTGAAAACAAGgggaagggaaagaaaaagccTAAGAGAAAGAACAAGCGAAATG AATTCTGGCAACAGAAAGATGCAGATGATGAAAAGATCATTTTGTTGAATGCCCCAGCAGTTGAg TTGGATGTTCACTTGAATAAACTATTCTTGCAGCAGAATAGGAGTACTAAAGGCGACGCAACAGAGGCAGGATCAGAAGAGAAATTGGATAAGGACAGTAAGGAGGCATTGCAAGTTCATCTAGCCTCTGGTTCCCAGTGGCCAGAAAAATCTCAGAAGATTGAAAACAAGgggaagggaaagaaaaagccTAAGAGAAAGAACAAGCGAAATG AATTCTGGCAACAGAAAGATACgcaaatgatgatgaaattcaaTCATGACAGCactctttataataaaaaattcaatacacaCTCAATGAATTGA
- the LOC123203246 gene encoding uncharacterized protein LOC123203246 isoform X6: MMMEGEGSSSSKKRGVQNHEDGFINTLFSWSLDDICNENLFSHKVEKIPESFVSVTQYFGSFVYPLLEETRAQLFSPMETISRAPYAKVDVFRPHGSDLHDVKIDYWRNRFSNNGKEPYKTLPGDILILADAKPETISDLERAGRMWSFLSVMTIAGDDDENDNDTTSTYFKVKASKSIQQFDGEKSLFVIFLTNITPDRRIWKSLNMSGNLKIINEVLCRNSVLKESCQECSEPNGGILYEKFVSGLSSTLNDSQLNAVLACLDGVRCDHKSSVQLIWGPPGTGKTKAVSVLIFTLLKTKCRTLTCAPTNVAITEVASRVLKLLKESIKTDDCGSETLLLPLGDILLFGSKERLKVGQEIEEIYLDYRVKRLSECFGMLTGWRHCFSSMMDLLEDCVSQYHIFLENKLIKKRESIDKNEVKESYRNMEMEGDNEEFKSFLEFVRHRFKHTASPLRNCIFIFCTHIPKSFILESNFQNMVDLISLLDSFGTLLFQENVVSDELQELFSHSVVEEFFSSPGHRNYLLQKSRGECHTVLRNLHDSFSKLEFPSGMNKDSLKDFCFKTASVIFCTASSSFKLHYVDMEPLNFLVIDEAAQLKESESAIPLQLFGLNHTILIGDECQLPAMVKSKVSDEASFGRSLFERLSSLGHSKHLLNTQYRMHPSISYFPNSYFYNNQICDSPNVKRKSYEKVFLPRSPIFRPYSFINILEGREEFIGHSSRNMVEVAVVMKILQNLYKDWNDSKQKLSIGIVSPYSAQVQAIKKKLGGKYDDSDDFTVKVKSIDGFQGGEEDIIIISTVRSNKSGSIGFLSKPQRINVALTRARHCLWILGNERTLTHGKSIWKILINDAKDRCCFFNADEDKDLAKAILEAKKELNELDKDSKEALQVHLASGSQWPEKSQKIENKGKGKKKPKRKNKQNEFWQQKDADDEKSILLNAPAVENRSTKGNATEAGSEEKLDKDSKEALQVHLASGSQWPENSEKIENKGKGKKKPKRKNKRNEFWQQKDADDEKSILLNAPAVEQNRSTKGNATEAGSEEKLDKDSKVALQVHLASCSQWPENSQKIENKGKGKKKPKRKNKRNEFWQQKDADDEKIILLNAPAVELDVHLNKLFLQQNRSTKGDATEAGSEEKLDKDSKEALQVHLASGSQWPEKSQKIENKGKGKKKPKRKNKRNEFWQQKDTQMMMKFNHDSTLYNKKFNTHSMN, encoded by the exons ATGATGATGGAAGGTGAAGGTAGTAGTAGCAGCAAGAAGAGAGGAGTTCAAAATCATGAAGATGGCTTCATTAATACCCTCTTTTCTTGGTCTCTTGATGACATTTGTAATGAAAATCTTTTCAGTCATAAG GTGGAAAAAATTCCTGAATCATTTGTGTCTGTCACACAGTATTTCGGATCATTTGTTTATCCTTTGTTGGAAGAAACACGAGCACAACTGTTTTCACCCATGGAGACCATTTCAAGAGCACCTTATGCTAAGGTGGATGTTTTTAGGCCCCACGGATCTGACTTACATGATGTTAAGATTGATTACTGGAGGAACAGGTTCAGTAACAATGGTAAAGAGCCTTATAAAACTTTGCCGggggatattttaattttagcagATGCGAAACCTGAAACTATTTCCGACTTGGAGAGGGCTGGTAGAATGTGGTCTTTTCTATCAGTCATGACAATCGCAGgggatgatgatgaaaatgataatgataCCACTTCTACTTACTTTAAAGTGAAGGCTTCAAAAAGCATCCAACAGTTTGATGGGGAGAAATCATTGTTTGTGATTTTCTTGACAAATATTACTCCTGACAGAAGAATATGGAAATCCTTGAATATGTCTGGAAATTTGAAGATTATCAACGAAGTTTTATGCAGGAATTCTGTG TTGAAGGAAAGCTGCCAAGAGTGTTCTGAACCGAATGGAGGCATCTTATATGAGAAATTTGTTAGCGGTTTATCATCAACATTAAATGACTCACAATTGAATGCAGTTCTTGCCTGTCTTGATGGAGTGCGTTGTGATCACAAGTCCTCTGTGCAACTTATATGGGGTCCCCCTGGAACAGGGAAAACTAAAGCTGTTAGTGTGCTTATCTTTACGCTGTTGAAAACAAAATGCAGAACCCTTACTTGTGCCCCGACGAATGTTGCAATAACAGAAGTTGCTTCTCGCGTTCTGAAGCTGCTGAAAGAATCGATTAAAACTGATGACTGTGGAAGTGAGACTCTGTTGCTTCCTCTTGGAGATATTCTCTTGTTTGGGAGTAAGGAAAGACTCAAAGTTGGTcaagaaatagaagaaatatATTTGGATTATCGTGTTAAAAGGCTTTCAGAGTGTTTTGGTATGCTGACTGGCTGGAGGCATTGCTTCTCATCCATGATGGATTTGCTTGAAGATTGTGTTTCTCAGTATCACATTTTCTTGGAgaataaattgataaagaagagagaaagcaTTGACAAAAATGAAGTCAAAGAGAGCTACAGGAATATGGAAATGGAAGGTGACAATGAGGAGTTTAAATCATTTCTTGAATTTGTGAGACATAGATTTAAACATACTGCCAGTCCTCTTAGAAATTGTATATTTATCTTCTGCACTCATATACCCAAAAGTTTCATTTTGGaaagtaattttcaaaatatggtAGATCTTAtcagtttacttgattctttcggAACTttgttgtttcaagaaaatgTAGTTTCTGACGAGCTGCAAGAGCTCTTTTCACATTCAGTAGTTGAAGAGTTTTTTTCATCACCTGGGCATAGAAATTACTTGTTGCAGAAAAGTAGAGGTGAATGCCACACAGTTTTAAGAAATCTTCATGATTCCTTTAGTAAACTTGAGTTTCCAAGTGGTATGAACAAAGATTCATTAAAAGATTTCTGCTTTAAAACAGCTTCTGTAATATTTTGCACTGCTTCTAGTTCATTTAAGCTGCATTATGTGGACATGGAACCACTGAACTTTCTGGTCATTGATGAAGCGGCACAACTAAAAGAAAGTGAGTCGGCAATACCGCTGCAACTGTTCGGCTTAAATCATACTATTCTCATTGGGGATGAGTGCCAATTGCCAGCAATGGTTAAAAGCAAG gtttctGATGAAGCTTCTTTCGGGAGAAGCTTATTTGAGAGGCTGAGCTCATTGGGTCACTCTAAACACCTGCTCAATACACAGTATCGGATGCACCCCTCAATTAGCTACTTcccaaattcatatttttataacaaccAGATTTGCGATTCTCctaatgttaaaagaaaaagctaCGAAAAAGTCTTTTTGCCAAGATCTCCAATATTCCGTCCATATTCTTTCATCAATATTCTCGAAGGGAGAGAAGAGTTCATTGGCCATAGCTCGAGAAATATGGTTGAGGTAGCTGTTGTGATGAAAATATTGCAGAACCTGTACAAAG ATTGGAATGACTCAAAACAGAAGCTGAGCATTGGCATAGTCTCACCTTACAGTGCTCAAGTAcaagcaattaaaaaaaaacttggagGCAAGTATGATGACTCTGATGACTTCACTGTAAAAGTGAAGTCAATTGATGGGTTTCAAGGTGGTGAGGAGgacattattataatttccaCTGTGAGAAGCAACAAAAGTGGATCCATTGGATTCTTGTCCAAGCCACAGAGAATCAATGTTGCGCTTACGAGGGCCAG GCACTGTTTATGGATTTTAGGGAATGAAAGAACCTTAACTCATGGTAAATCTATTTGGAAAATCTTAATCAATGATGCTAAGGACCGCTGTTGTTTCTTTAATGCTGATGAAGATAAGGATTTGGCCAAAGCTATATTAGAGGCCAAAAAAGAGCTTAATGAATTGGATAAGGACAGTAAGGAGGCATTGCAAGTTCATCTAGCCTCTGGTTCCCAGTGGCCAGAAAAATCTCAGAAGATTGAAAACAAGgggaagggaaagaaaaagccTAAGAGAAAGAACAAGCAAAATG AATTCTGGCAACAGAAAGATGCAGATGATGAAAAGAGCATTTTGTTGAATGCCCCAGCAGTTGAG AATAGGAGTACTAAAGGCAATGCAACAGAGGCAGGATCAGAAGAGAAATTGGATAAGGACAGTAAGGAGGCATTGCAAGTTCATCTAGCCTCTGGTTCCCAGTGGCCAGAAAATTCTGAGAAGATTGAAAACAAGgggaagggaaagaaaaagccTAAGAGAAAGAACAAGCGAAATG AATTCTGGCAACAGAAAGATGCAGATGATGAAAAGAGCATTTTGTTGAATGCCCCAGCGGTTGAg CAGAATAGGAGTACTAAAGGCAACGCAACAGAGGCAGGATCAGAAGAGAAATTGGATAAGGACAGTAAGGTGGCATTGCAAGTTCATCTAGCCTCTTGTTCCCAGTGGCCAGAAAATTCTCAGAAGATTGAAAACAAGgggaagggaaagaaaaagccTAAGAGAAAGAACAAGCGAAATG AATTCTGGCAACAGAAAGATGCAGATGATGAAAAGATCATTTTGTTGAATGCCCCAGCAGTTGAg TTGGATGTTCACTTGAATAAACTATTCTTGCAGCAGAATAGGAGTACTAAAGGCGACGCAACAGAGGCAGGATCAGAAGAGAAATTGGATAAGGACAGTAAGGAGGCATTGCAAGTTCATCTAGCCTCTGGTTCCCAGTGGCCAGAAAAATCTCAGAAGATTGAAAACAAGgggaagggaaagaaaaagccTAAGAGAAAGAACAAGCGAAATG AATTCTGGCAACAGAAAGATACgcaaatgatgatgaaattcaaTCATGACAGCactctttataataaaaaattcaatacacaCTCAATGAATTGA
- the LOC123203246 gene encoding uncharacterized protein LOC123203246 isoform X8, whose protein sequence is MMMEGEGSSSSKKRGVQNHEDGFINTLFSWSLDDICNENLFSHKVEKIPESFVSVTQYFGSFVYPLLEETRAQLFSPMETISRAPYAKVDVFRPHGSDLHDVKIDYWRNRFSNNGKEPYKTLPGDILILADAKPETISDLERAGRMWSFLSVMTIAGDDDENDNDTTSTYFKVKASKSIQQFDGEKSLFVIFLTNITPDRRIWKSLNMSGNLKIINEVLCRNSVLKESCQECSEPNGGILYEKFVSGLSSTLNDSQLNAVLACLDGVRCDHKSSVQLIWGPPGTGKTKAVSVLIFTLLKTKCRTLTCAPTNVAITEVASRVLKLLKESIKTDDCGSETLLLPLGDILLFGSKERLKVGQEIEEIYLDYRVKRLSECFGMLTGWRHCFSSMMDLLEDCVSQYHIFLENKLIKKRESIDKNEVKESYRNMEMEGDNEEFKSFLEFVRHRFKHTASPLRNCIFIFCTHIPKSFILESNFQNMVDLISLLDSFGTLLFQENVVSDELQELFSHSVVEEFFSSPGHRNYLLQKSRGECHTVLRNLHDSFSKLEFPSGMNKDSLKDFCFKTASVIFCTASSSFKLHYVDMEPLNFLVIDEAAQLKESESAIPLQLFGLNHTILIGDECQLPAMVKSKVSDEASFGRSLFERLSSLGHSKHLLNTQYRMHPSISYFPNSYFYNNQICDSPNVKRKSYEKVFLPRSPIFRPYSFINILEGREEFIGHSSRNMVEVAVVMKILQNLYKDWNDSKQKLSIGIVSPYSAQVQAIKKKLGGKYDDSDDFTVKVKSIDGFQGGEEDIIIISTVRSNKSGSIGFLSKPQRINVALTRARHCLWILGNERTLTHGKSIWKILINDAKDRCCFFNADEDKDLAKAILEAKKELNELDKDSKEALQVHLASGSQWPEKSQKIENKGKGKKKPKRKNKQNEFWQQKDADDEKSILLNAPAVEQNRSTKGNATEAGSEEKLDKDSKVALQVHLASCSQWPENSQKIENKGKGKKKPKRKNKRNEFWQQKDADDEKIILLNAPAVELDVHLNKLFLQQNRSTKGDATEAGSEEKLDKDSKEALQVHLASGSQWPEKSQKIENKGKGKKKPKRKNKRNEFWQQKDTQMMMKFNHDSTLYNKKFNTHSMN, encoded by the exons ATGATGATGGAAGGTGAAGGTAGTAGTAGCAGCAAGAAGAGAGGAGTTCAAAATCATGAAGATGGCTTCATTAATACCCTCTTTTCTTGGTCTCTTGATGACATTTGTAATGAAAATCTTTTCAGTCATAAG GTGGAAAAAATTCCTGAATCATTTGTGTCTGTCACACAGTATTTCGGATCATTTGTTTATCCTTTGTTGGAAGAAACACGAGCACAACTGTTTTCACCCATGGAGACCATTTCAAGAGCACCTTATGCTAAGGTGGATGTTTTTAGGCCCCACGGATCTGACTTACATGATGTTAAGATTGATTACTGGAGGAACAGGTTCAGTAACAATGGTAAAGAGCCTTATAAAACTTTGCCGggggatattttaattttagcagATGCGAAACCTGAAACTATTTCCGACTTGGAGAGGGCTGGTAGAATGTGGTCTTTTCTATCAGTCATGACAATCGCAGgggatgatgatgaaaatgataatgataCCACTTCTACTTACTTTAAAGTGAAGGCTTCAAAAAGCATCCAACAGTTTGATGGGGAGAAATCATTGTTTGTGATTTTCTTGACAAATATTACTCCTGACAGAAGAATATGGAAATCCTTGAATATGTCTGGAAATTTGAAGATTATCAACGAAGTTTTATGCAGGAATTCTGTG TTGAAGGAAAGCTGCCAAGAGTGTTCTGAACCGAATGGAGGCATCTTATATGAGAAATTTGTTAGCGGTTTATCATCAACATTAAATGACTCACAATTGAATGCAGTTCTTGCCTGTCTTGATGGAGTGCGTTGTGATCACAAGTCCTCTGTGCAACTTATATGGGGTCCCCCTGGAACAGGGAAAACTAAAGCTGTTAGTGTGCTTATCTTTACGCTGTTGAAAACAAAATGCAGAACCCTTACTTGTGCCCCGACGAATGTTGCAATAACAGAAGTTGCTTCTCGCGTTCTGAAGCTGCTGAAAGAATCGATTAAAACTGATGACTGTGGAAGTGAGACTCTGTTGCTTCCTCTTGGAGATATTCTCTTGTTTGGGAGTAAGGAAAGACTCAAAGTTGGTcaagaaatagaagaaatatATTTGGATTATCGTGTTAAAAGGCTTTCAGAGTGTTTTGGTATGCTGACTGGCTGGAGGCATTGCTTCTCATCCATGATGGATTTGCTTGAAGATTGTGTTTCTCAGTATCACATTTTCTTGGAgaataaattgataaagaagagagaaagcaTTGACAAAAATGAAGTCAAAGAGAGCTACAGGAATATGGAAATGGAAGGTGACAATGAGGAGTTTAAATCATTTCTTGAATTTGTGAGACATAGATTTAAACATACTGCCAGTCCTCTTAGAAATTGTATATTTATCTTCTGCACTCATATACCCAAAAGTTTCATTTTGGaaagtaattttcaaaatatggtAGATCTTAtcagtttacttgattctttcggAACTttgttgtttcaagaaaatgTAGTTTCTGACGAGCTGCAAGAGCTCTTTTCACATTCAGTAGTTGAAGAGTTTTTTTCATCACCTGGGCATAGAAATTACTTGTTGCAGAAAAGTAGAGGTGAATGCCACACAGTTTTAAGAAATCTTCATGATTCCTTTAGTAAACTTGAGTTTCCAAGTGGTATGAACAAAGATTCATTAAAAGATTTCTGCTTTAAAACAGCTTCTGTAATATTTTGCACTGCTTCTAGTTCATTTAAGCTGCATTATGTGGACATGGAACCACTGAACTTTCTGGTCATTGATGAAGCGGCACAACTAAAAGAAAGTGAGTCGGCAATACCGCTGCAACTGTTCGGCTTAAATCATACTATTCTCATTGGGGATGAGTGCCAATTGCCAGCAATGGTTAAAAGCAAG gtttctGATGAAGCTTCTTTCGGGAGAAGCTTATTTGAGAGGCTGAGCTCATTGGGTCACTCTAAACACCTGCTCAATACACAGTATCGGATGCACCCCTCAATTAGCTACTTcccaaattcatatttttataacaaccAGATTTGCGATTCTCctaatgttaaaagaaaaagctaCGAAAAAGTCTTTTTGCCAAGATCTCCAATATTCCGTCCATATTCTTTCATCAATATTCTCGAAGGGAGAGAAGAGTTCATTGGCCATAGCTCGAGAAATATGGTTGAGGTAGCTGTTGTGATGAAAATATTGCAGAACCTGTACAAAG ATTGGAATGACTCAAAACAGAAGCTGAGCATTGGCATAGTCTCACCTTACAGTGCTCAAGTAcaagcaattaaaaaaaaacttggagGCAAGTATGATGACTCTGATGACTTCACTGTAAAAGTGAAGTCAATTGATGGGTTTCAAGGTGGTGAGGAGgacattattataatttccaCTGTGAGAAGCAACAAAAGTGGATCCATTGGATTCTTGTCCAAGCCACAGAGAATCAATGTTGCGCTTACGAGGGCCAG GCACTGTTTATGGATTTTAGGGAATGAAAGAACCTTAACTCATGGTAAATCTATTTGGAAAATCTTAATCAATGATGCTAAGGACCGCTGTTGTTTCTTTAATGCTGATGAAGATAAGGATTTGGCCAAAGCTATATTAGAGGCCAAAAAAGAGCTTAATGAATTGGATAAGGACAGTAAGGAGGCATTGCAAGTTCATCTAGCCTCTGGTTCCCAGTGGCCAGAAAAATCTCAGAAGATTGAAAACAAGgggaagggaaagaaaaagccTAAGAGAAAGAACAAGCAAAATG AATTCTGGCAACAGAAAGATGCAGATGATGAAAAGAGCATTTTGTTGAATGCCCCAGCAGTTGAG CAGAATAGGAGTACTAAAGGCAACGCAACAGAGGCAGGATCAGAAGAGAAATTGGATAAGGACAGTAAGGTGGCATTGCAAGTTCATCTAGCCTCTTGTTCCCAGTGGCCAGAAAATTCTCAGAAGATTGAAAACAAGgggaagggaaagaaaaagccTAAGAGAAAGAACAAGCGAAATG AATTCTGGCAACAGAAAGATGCAGATGATGAAAAGATCATTTTGTTGAATGCCCCAGCAGTTGAg TTGGATGTTCACTTGAATAAACTATTCTTGCAGCAGAATAGGAGTACTAAAGGCGACGCAACAGAGGCAGGATCAGAAGAGAAATTGGATAAGGACAGTAAGGAGGCATTGCAAGTTCATCTAGCCTCTGGTTCCCAGTGGCCAGAAAAATCTCAGAAGATTGAAAACAAGgggaagggaaagaaaaagccTAAGAGAAAGAACAAGCGAAATG AATTCTGGCAACAGAAAGATACgcaaatgatgatgaaattcaaTCATGACAGCactctttataataaaaaattcaatacacaCTCAATGAATTGA